The following DNA comes from Methanosarcina vacuolata Z-761.
TGTTTCCATTATTGTTCGGTTGAGTTTTCAAGCCTGGTTTGAGAAACATCAAAAGGTATAGATGTGTTGTTATGTTGTATGTTGGAATCAAAACTGTAGGCCGTCAGGGTGTCTACATTTTTTTATCTAGTTCAATTTCAGTATCAAATGACGGTGTTATGGTATAGTTGCTTGATGCTTGTCTTTTACTTATATTTTTAACTGTTGCTGTTGTAAAGGAAGATAGAAAAAGTAAAGTTGCCAATAGAATGAAAAGTATCCTACTTGACATTTCAACTCTCCTGTTAACACGTATCAAAAGAGTTTACTTAAATATTATGGCTAAACCGTCTAACTATCAAATTAATAGCTTTATAAATATCCAAAGGCTCAAATTTAGATTTTGGTATGCTTTCAGTTGTGCGAATTAGTCATAAACTAGTTATAAGAGTAGATTTATGAAAAAGTGAACATTAAAAATAGTATTTGGTGAAGCTCAATTTTTCTCTAACTCCACATTGCCCGGAGGCAGAAAACTTTGTTTTAGTATGCTTAAAACGTTCTTGGTTCTGCCTTTGGAAAAATAGAAAGTACTCACCGCGAAATAACCTAAGCCAATTTTTACACTGTACTTTTCCATTTTCATAAGCAGTACCATCGGTTTTGCTTCCAAGTAATAATGTGTTACTTAGGTTAATTCGTTACGAGTCCAAAGAGAAAAGAGATGGAGTCAAACTCCATCCAAATCTGTTTTGAAGTAATTATTTCGATTTTATTCCGGTTTTCTTGCAAGCTTCTTCTTTGCAAGCTTTTCAATGATCCCTAAGTTTACTTCCCCGCCAACACTCAATTTCTTGTTAGCAACTGCGCTTTCAAGAATGTGCTGTCCTACAAGAGTACGGACAATAAGAGTGGTGTAGCCGTCAGGGCTTCCAACTGAGCCGGCTGAAATATCAGCCTTGAGAGCAGTAAAGTCCGTACAGATACTGCAGCCTGGGCGAGTAGTATCCTCAAGTTCGGTAAGTGGGATTACATACTGTGTACCGTCATCGAGAGTGATTTCGAGCTTGCCCTTAACATCAATGCGGCAAACCTTCATGGGTTCGAGGGCGTACTCGCTTTTCAACTTGCCTGCAATAAGTTTTTCGTAGTCGAAACTTTCCGTGCAGAAAAGGCCTAATACGAAACGAATGGACTTTTTGTATGGGCCCACAAGCTGGTGGTCGGTTTCAAGCATTTTACGAACTGCTTGAACTACGCAGGGAACTCCAACGACTGCAATGTTCCTGTACTTCCTGTTTACAACCGCTTCCTTAAGGGAATAAACAAGAGGAACCCACCAGTTGTAACGGCTTCCTGCCTGACCGACAAGAGCTTCACTCTTAGTTATTACCATTGAGTGAGGCTTGAGGGTCCAGGGATCTTCCGTAACCGTAACTACAGCATCTACAAGGCCTGTATCCAGGGCGTTTGCAAGAATTGCTGTTACTGCTCCTCCACTCTGCTTTTTTGGAACATCAAACTCGGCTTTTCCAGCAGTAATTTCAAGATAGTCTCCGAGCAGGCTTGAGGGCTGTTCTTCGAGTCTTGGACAAACCTCGTAACAGGCTCCGCAGGGAACATCGTCAACAGCAGCTTTACAGTAGTTATTGCTCTTCGGATGTGTGGAATCCCCACCTATTTCGAAGTATAGAGCATCAGCAGGGCAGACTGCAATGCAGGCCCCGCAGCCTGAGCAAAGGCCTTCGTCCCAGACTTTTGACTTGAGGTCAAGGTAACTTTTGCTGATTGGTTTCTGTTCTGCCATTTCTGATCACTCCCATACATATTTGCTTGCGAAAGGACGGCTGCTTACAGGTCCGATCTTTGTGTAGTTGGTGTCCAGGAACTCTGCGGCGTCATACCCAAACTGCTCGCAGAAGCTCTTTATAATTGGGGTAATGCGTTCAAGATCACTTTCGGTAAACTTGAATTTCTTGGCTCCTGTTCCAAGAAGGTAATCATCTACGTCCCCACGGATAATAATTTCTCCACCGTGGATTCCGCTTCCAATACCCCTATCTGTCATGGCTTTATCCTTGCCAATACCAAGCACGAGTACCATTCCACCTGCCATATATTCACCGAGGAAGGAATGGGCTGTGCCGCCTACAACAAGTATAGGTCTGGCGTCCACTTCATATTGTTTCATGTGGATGCCGCCCCTATAACCAATATTATTCTTTATGAAGACTTTTCCTCCCCGCATACTGTGGGCAACCGCATCTCCTGCACTTCCGTGAATCACAAGCATTCCTTTATCCATTGTGTTTCCAGGAGCATGTTCGGCATTTCCATGTACAATACAGGTCGGCCCGCTCATGAATATCCCCAGATCTCCTCCGGGAACTCCATTGACTATGATGCGGACATTGCCTCTAAGCCCGTCACCTATAAAGCGCTGCCCGAGCACGTTGTCGAGTATGATTTCCTCTGCTCCATCAGCAATCGCAGCCCTGATTTTCTGGTTTAAGGGGGTGTAATGCATACCTTTGGCATCAATTTTTACCGTCTTCATTTCAATCAGGCCCCCGCTGGCAGTACATCAAGGATTTCAAGCATTTTTTCGTCCAGCATATACCCACGCAGGCGGTCTCTATTGCCACGCAAGCTTTCTATACTGTTGATTCCCGCCGCACCCATAAGTTCACTGAGTTCGTCAGTCCAACCCTTAATAAGATTTGATACCTGAACTGCTCCGACCTCAGGATCAAGCCTGCTCACAAGATCTGGACGCTGGGTAGCAATACCCCAGGGGCAAAGGTTTCTATAACAATTGCCGCAGACCCTACAGCCCAGAGCAACAAGAGCAGCAGTCCCGATATTAACAGCATCTGCTCCGAGAGCAATTGATTTGGCAAGGTCTGCACTGGTCCTTATCCCACCACTTGCAATAATTGAGATCTCGTTTCTGACGCCCTGTTCTCTGAGTTTCTGATCAACGCTTGCAATTGCAACTTCAATCGGAATCCCCACATTGTCCCTGAAGACCTTGGGAGCTGCACCAGTCCCACCACGGAATCCGTCAATCACTACCGCATCTGCAGAAGAGCGAGCAATACCAGCAGCAATTGGAGCCACGTTATGCACAGCTGCAATCTTAACGAAGACAGGTTTCTTCCATTCAGTCGCTTCTTTCAGACTTCTAATGAGCTGAACAAGGTCTTCAATACTGTAAATATCATGATGAGGTGCTGGACTAATCGCATCGCTGCCAACAGGGATCATGCGAGCCTTTGAGACTTCTTCGCTTACTTTTTCTCCAGGCAGATGTCCACCTATACCCGGTTTTGCTCCCTGACCGATCTTGATCTCAATGGCAGCGCCTCTTTCAAGGTAATCAATGTTTACACCAAAACGGCCTGATGCAACCTGGACAACCATGTGGTCCTGGTAAGGATATAGAGCTTCATGGAGTCCACCCTCTCCTGTTCCCATATAAGTTCCAAGTTCTGTCACTGCCTTTGCCATACTAAGTTGAGAGTTGAGACTGATAGCTCCGAAACTCATGTGGCCGATCATAATAGGGGTGTTAAGCTTAAGATTTGGAGCAAGCTTTGTTTCGAGCTCTACGTCACCACTTTCAGTCTTTCTAAACTTGAGTTTGGATGGTTTCTTTCCAATGTAAGTCCTGAGTTCCATTGGTTCTCTCAAGGGGTCAATGCTCGGGTTTGTAACCTGGCAGGCATCAAGGAGAAGACGGTCATAGACAACTGGCAAATCCCTGGCGTTTCCCATTCCTGAAAGGATAATCTTTCCACTGCGAGCCTGCTTAATAATATCCTCTCTGACCTCTCTGGTCCAGAGGGGATGGCTGCGGTAATCGATAGGTTTCTCTGTGAGCGTGATTGCATCCCTTGGGCACATGGCAACACAGCGAAGGCAGCCTGTACATTTCCTGGATTCTATCAGGATTTTGTCGCCTTCTCTCCTGTACACGCCATAGGAACAGTTTTCGATACAGCGCCCACAGTCCATGCATTGGTCACGGTCAATACTGACCTTGAATTTTGGGGGCACACTTCCGAGAGTCATTCAATAAACCTCCCTATTATTGGTTCTCCTGCCCTGGGGGTGTATACATTTTTAACTTCGGGGTCAAGTGCTCTTATTGCTGATTCTTCGCTGGAGATGTAAAGCCGGTTTCCATTCTCACCAACTACGAGAGGTCGCAGTTTAATCCTGTCAGTAAACCCAACAATACCATTCTCTGTTCCAACTACAATTGCAAAGGGTCCATTCATGAGGGCAGACCCGTATGTAAGGCGAACTGCTTTGTTCAACTCTGCTTCTTTCTCAGGCATCCGGTCAATATCGTCCCAGAAAGGAGGGGCAAGAGCCTTGACAACCATCTCATACGACAGCCCATGCTGCCTTCCAAGCAGGTCAAACAGATAGGCTACAACCTCGGTATCAGTAAATAGGGAACACTTGTATCCGTATCCTTCAACATAGCGCTGGTTTGTGCCATATGAGGTAATTTCTCCATTATGTACTACTGACCAGTTAAGCAGGTTGAAAGGATGAGCGCCTCCCCACCAGCCTGGAGAGTTTGTGGGATAACGGTTGTGGCCAAGCCAAATATATCCCTTGTAATCTTCAATTCTGTAAAAGTTTGCCACATCTTCGGGCCAGCCGGAAGCTTTGAAGACTCCCATATTTTTCCCGGAGGAAAATATTGTAGCTCCTTTTACATTGGCATTTACTTCCATGACTATGTAAGTGACAACATCATTTTCAGAAGCCATTTTCCCTGCCATTAAGTCTTCTGAGGGCTTAAAGAAATATCTCCATGGGGTGTGTACTTTCTTTATGCCCGGCTGCGGGGTGGTAGGGATTTCTTCCTGGTGAACAATTATTCCCCATTGTTCGAGGAGCTCATCTACCTTCTTTTTTGATTCACCTAGATTGTCAAAGAAAACATGAAGAGCATAGTAGTCTGCATACTCCGGATAAATTCCATATGCAGCATAGCCTGCCCCATCTCCACTACCTCTTTCGTTCATGAGGCTGAGGGCGACTTTTATGCTCGACCCGTCCATTCTGGACTTTGTTCGGTCTATAAAGCCTATTATTCCACACATTTTGATCACTCTAAAAATGGATAGGAATGAATGTAATGCATATACGTTAATAATTTTCTGGATTATTTCCGTGGCTCATTTTTGAGAATTAGTTCAAAAAACTTGCCAGCTGAAAAACTGGATTTTTAGGGTAACTTTTATCAATTTATATAATTTATGGATCTTTAACTAAGTCGAGTCAATCATCAAGGATTCAGTGATTCCAAATAATTGCAATCGATTTTATACGACATTTTGAGGTTGATTCGACACTAAGTTTGTTTCATATAAATTATTTAATTAATGTGAGTATATAGCAACGCTTCCACATATGGTTCTACTTCTTTTCATACATCGAGAGGGTCACCACTAAGGGAAGTAAGTAATTTAGTACCTATTTGACAATATATATATGTTTCTTTTTTCCAATTAAAAGTTCTTGAGGTAATGCTGCAAAGCACAACGGTATAACCTTTTATTTATTTTGTTTGCACTTTTATTTTAGAAACTTCTGCATTTTAGCATAGAATATCCCTTTTTAATAGCCTCCACACTGTCGTCTTTAGGAGCTTCTATGACGTTTGCTTGTAGTGCATACTTGAATTAATTTTTTTAAAAAGTACTACTTTTGAATATTAGGGTTTTTCAGAAGGGAAGCATTTTTATATCAATATTTATTATAGGCATTAGTTTTAAAAAATATTAAAAAACTTATTATCCCCTGACCAGAAAATTCAAGAAAAAAATATTATATTAGTTTGGGGGAGTTGTATTGTAAAATAGGAACACACTTTCAGGAAGAAGTGTGTCTTTTCAAACAAACATTTAATTCTGCCACTATTTTTTCACAGTAAATTTTTTCGGTATCCACATGGGTTTTAGGATTTTTGATATGCTTACAGCATATGTAAATATTTATCAAGTTCCCAGGGGTGAACAATTGCTTTGTATTCATCCCATTCCATCTCTTTAGCACAGAGATAGTGACTGAAAACGTGTTCTCCCAGTACATCTTTTACGAATTTGCTGCCTTTCATTTCATCAATTGCACCTTTAAGGTCTGCAGGTAGGGAGCGAATACCCTTTTCCTTCCGTTCTTTTTCAGTAAGGTGGAAAATGTTCGCGTTAGTCGGCTCTCCGGGATCGATCTTGTTCTTTATACCGTCAAGCCCAGCTCTGAGCATCAGTGCAAAGGCAAGATAAGGATTACACGCTGGATCTGGGCATCTTAGTTCAACTCTAGTCCCATTGCCACGGGTTGCAGGAATGCGGATAAGGGAACTTCTGTTCTTTGCAGACCAGGTGAGGTAAACCGGCGCCTCATATCCGGGTACAATTCTCTTATAGGAGTTAACAACCGGATTTGTAACGGCTGCAAATTCCGTAATATGTTTCAACAGGCCACCAATATAGTACATTGCTTCTTGAGAAAGCTGGTCTGCACTCTCTGGATCATAGAATGCATTCTTGTCTCCCTTGAAAAGAGACTGATTGGTATGCATACCTGAGCCATTTACTCCAAAGAGAGGTTTCGGCATAAAGGTAGCGTAATATCCTTTGTGATATGCAATTGATTTTACCACATATTTGAAAGTTATAACATTGTCTGCGGTACTCAGCACGTCACCGAACCTAAAGTCAATCTCATGCTGAGAAGGTGCGACTTCGTGATGAGAAGCTTCAATCTGGAAGCCCATACGTTCAAGAGTATAATCAATATCTCTACGTACATCCTGTGCACGGTCAAGGGGAGAGAAATCGAAGTATCCTCCATGATCCGTAAGTTCTGTGGTCGGATTTCCGTTTGCGTCAAGTTTGAAGAGGAAGAATTCCATTTCAGGACCGACATTCATTGAGTACCCCATTTTCTTGGCTTCTTCAATTGCGCTCTTAAGAACATATCTGGGGTCTCCCTCAAACGGTTGACCATTAGGAAGATACACGTCTCCAAGGATCCTGGCTACTGCGCCAGTCGTAGGTCTCCAGGGAAGAATCCTGAAAGTAGACGGGTCGAGCACAAGTTTCATGTCAGATTCTTCAATCTTTGTAAAACCCTGGATCGAAGACCCGTCAAACATTACCCCGCTTTCGAAGGCTTCTTCTAACTGTTCAACAGGGATTGCCCAGCTTTTGATGATGCCAAGTGTATCCGTAAACTGGGTACGGATAAACTTTACGTCTCTTTCTTTTACAGCCTCTAATACATCTTCTTTGGTCATACACTTCTTTATCTGCACCATTTTGATTTCCCATCCTAACTAGGCATTAGGTATCCTTTTACCTAGATGATATTATATATATGTTTCCCAATCTTATAAAAAACATGAAACTGTTTAAATACATAGTAAATTGAATTATTTTTGGAAATATTTGTGTGTTCATCCCCAGTTCGTTGAATATATTTCTAATCTCATGTATATAAAGCTCATTAAACCTAATTATAAAAGGAGTGAATTTCTTAGTGCGATTTGAGCTTTCTTCCGACGGCATGTGTTTGCAAAAATGCTGTAAAAAGCAGCAACAAAAACTTAAAGCTTTTTTAATCCTGAATTGTAACTATTCAGGGTATAGCTAGCGGCGCTCCTTTGAGCGCCGCGAGAATACCCTCTAAAACAGGTAAACCATTCTTTCTTATTGTGGAAATATATGCTCTAATTCTGCAGAAAGCTTCCGCTCCCCGTGTAGTTCTGAAAGTTCCTGATATTTTCTGCTGTAGTTTCATCATCCTGACATCTCTTTCTGCTTGATTATTCTCAAACGGAACTTTCAAGTCTTTCAGGAATCTCAGAATCTTTTCTTTATGTTCTATAAACCTATCAAGCAGATTCCTTGCTTTGGTTTTTGGATACATACCACGTTTTCCTTGTCTTTCAGGATTTAGAGAAGGTGGATTTTCTTCAATTCCTTTCGCGACTACAGTATCGAACCTTTTTTCTAATGCCTTAACTTGTTCAAAATCCAGATATTTGCCCTGCTCTTTGCACTCATCAGTATACTTTTTCATTTCAGATAACAGCTCATTCATATCTTTAGCCCATTGCTGTTTATAACTCTCCTCAATTCCAATAAGTTCTCTTTGGAGATGGGCATTGCAAAGAGCATGATCACAATTATAACCGTTGTAAGGTTTCCATCCATCATGAACTGCTACCCATTTAAACTCTGGAAGAATTCCCATAGCATCAATAGCTTCTGATCCTCTTTTCGGATGAGCAAAATAACAAGTGTATTTGTCAGTAGAAGCTACATGAAGCCCAATGTCTTTTTCCGTGAACTTTCATTCCAGTTTCATCACAATGGATAACAGGAGAAGAGAGTAACTTTTCTCGAATTACGTTTTCAAATTCTTCAAGATTCAGGAAACATTCTCTTTCTGCTTCAATAATGGTAGCAGAACTGATTTTTATCCCCATTACATCATGAAACAATTCAGAAATCCTTTTATAAGGAATGAAATGGTGATTTTTAAAGTAAATTGCTGAAGCTACGATATTAGGACCATATTGAACTGGGGAATTTACTGATTCTGGAAATTCAGCTTTATTTAACCTTCCACAGCAAGGACAGATCTTAATCTGACTTTGATGTTCTGTAACAATAAGATTTACAGGCGGAATATCAAAAACCTGTCTTACCTCATAAGCTTTAACTTCAACATCCTCAAGATTCTGGCCGCATTCTTCGCAACAGTTCAAAGAATGCTCTATTACCTAATCAGGATTATCTACCATTTCGAGAGTTGTTCCTGGATGACCTTCTTGACCTCCAGGTTTCTTGCCACTCTGTTTACGGAGACTTTTTGGATTAGGTTTTCCTTTGGAAATATAGTCACTAGAAGGAGGTTTACTGCTGTTTCGGCTGTTTTGATTTAAGCGAAATTCTAAAACTTGCAATCTTTCAGTGAGGTCTTTAATTTGAGATTCAAGACTTATAATATAAGCAATAACTTCAGGGTTTGAAGCACACAAAGCAAGAATCTCTTCACGTTTCATCAAGGAAGAAAATGGTTCATTTTATATCCAATTTTTCCTCGGAACGAGGAAAAATTGTGTAGCCTTAACAAGGCTACCTGAATAGTTACCCTGAATTAATAACACTTGAGGTATGGAACAATTTTCGGGATTTGGATCGTTCAAAAAGTTAATCTATTCAAGCCTCTTGTCTCTGTATTTTTCTGCCAGTTTGCAGGGGCAATAGGTTCGGGATTTACAGCATCACCTCTTGAAAAGTGGTATCTTTTGCTGGAAAAGCCGACTTTTACCCCTTCTTCCCAAGTATTTTTCCGGCCTGGGTCATACATTATACACTTATGGGAATCTCATTTTATGCACTGATGAGGATCTCATTTTATGCACTGATGGAAATTTCATTTTATCTTGTATGGGAATCTCATTTTATGCATGATGGGAATCTCATTTTATCTTGTATGGGAAAAAGGATTGCAAGAACAGAAAGTTAAAAAAGGATGCTTATTTTCGGAGTTCGGTTAGGCCTTAATGTCCTCTGGTCTTTTTTATATTTTTAAAAAAATATTAGTTAAAACTGATTTATTTACAACTATTTATTAAAAATTGGTTATTTAAAACTAACCTATTCAAAAAGGGTTGTTTAAATTAGCCTATTCAAAAATGTTTTTTTGTCAAGGTCGATTTTATTCTCCCTGAACCCACGATTTTATAGTGGAGTCCTTGAATAAAATCCTTAATCACCAAAAAAAGCTGTAAAGAAAGTATACCTAGAAATCCAGAGTAAACTTTCATTTTTCAAATATTATTAATATAGTATTACAGAGCTCCACAGCCACAGCTTCTTCCCAAAAGGGTCGATATTCGGTGCTTCAAATGATGAATATCGTCTTCGGACATATTCTGAAGCTCTTTTTCATGCTCTTTTTCTATATGATCAAGTATAGCGTTTTCAACTTCTTCCAGTTCGTTGCCGGCAGCCATAAAGTTACATTTGAACCCCAGATCGCCGCATTTTATTATTTTCATAAAATCTCCTCTACGCAAACAAATCTTAATAGAAACGGTCTTTGTTGATTTAAATAAAAATATAATAAAGATTAATAGGATATAAAATTAAGTTTTTTAGAATTATTTACAATAATCTATTATTTCATTGCCTTACTCAATCGGAACATACCTTGCACACGTAAAACCCTCTTTGTAAGGAACTGTGATAGTAAGCATTCCTTTATCGTTGACTGCAATTGCTTTTTCGGGATCTACGGGCCCATCCAGAAAAAAAGACCCCAAATACTCTACGGTTTTACTGAACGCTTTTATGTAAAAACTGTTTTCATGCATTAAAATTGTGATATCCTCACTTTCTACATCGGGAAGTTCAACTTCCAAAACAAGATTTTGACGTTTATCATCGTGATACATTGCTAGTATTGGAGTTTTCAATATTCTGGGTATTACACCTTCCATAGTATTCTCTCCCCCTGAAGAAGTTCCCCCTCAAATCTCTTCCTTTACTCGATTTTAACGTCCACTGCTTTCTCAAAAGGCTGCTGATAAGGTATCTTTACTTTAAGTACACCGTTTGAATAATTAGCGACCGCTTTTTCCGGTCTTACAGGACAGCAGACTGCGTAACTGTCTGCATATTCAACTCCTTCTTTGGTAGCTTTTACATAAAAACCACCTTCGGTAATTTTAAAAGTAATATTTTTCTTTTCTACTCCGGGAAGGATTACTTCTATTTCCAGGTTTTCAGATTCATCATCAGGATATGCGCTGATAACCGGGGATAGTCGCAAAATATCTACCATTATTACCCCCAAAATAATATCGTCGATTAACATATTTATATGTATCATCCCCCATAAATCTAAAAATATGTAAGCTAGAACCATAATTGTTCAGTATTACTGAACATAGATCTATTGTTATTTTAAAATAGAAGTCTAACTGTTAGCTTAATTAACTCTTGTTTCAAAGCAGATTCCATAATATAAAGATATCTTTTTTTAAAGTACTTTTATTATTTACATATAATGTGATAAAGAAAGAATTTTTTAGTAGAAAACAAAAACGGGAAATTATAAGGGTCACACTTCAATAAATAAGATTTAACCGGGTAATTTATCAGACATCTTAGAAACTTCTAGACAAAAAACAAGCAGCGTTTCAGAGATTAGTTTAGAAACTCTATTTCCTATTTATATAAACCATCTGAAACATAACTACTTGTGTAAAACTATTAAGATATTTATTCAAACTCAATAGTTTCAGGAAACTACTTACTAAATTTATACCCATTTAATAGGGGTCTTACGTTGGGATCTAATATAAATGACAAGAGTGATCCAATACGGTAGAGGGAAGGGGTTGATTCACGTATGGACGATAATGTCATAGAAGTAAATAATCTTGAGCATTCATACGGTTCTGTAAAAGCTGTTAACAATATCAGTTTTACTGTAAAACAGGGGGAGATTTTCTCATTCCTTGGTCCAAATGGAGCAGGCAAAAGTACCGTGATTAATATTCTTACGACACTCAGGAAACTCCAGAAAGGCGAAGCCAGAGTCAACGGATATGATGTCGCAAAGGAACCAAACTCCGTAAGAAGGTCAATAGGTATTGTTTTTCAGATGCTTTGCCTCGATCATGAAATGACAGTGTCCGAGAATCTGGAATATCATGGTAGAATCTATTCGATGAAAAAAAAAGAAAGAAATAAACGAATCGA
Coding sequences within:
- a CDS encoding Coenzyme F420 hydrogenase/dehydrogenase, beta subunit C-terminal domain: MAEQKPISKSYLDLKSKVWDEGLCSGCGACIAVCPADALYFEIGGDSTHPKSNNYCKAAVDDVPCGACYEVCPRLEEQPSSLLGDYLEITAGKAEFDVPKKQSGGAVTAILANALDTGLVDAVVTVTEDPWTLKPHSMVITKSEALVGQAGSRYNWWVPLVYSLKEAVVNRKYRNIAVVGVPCVVQAVRKMLETDHQLVGPYKKSIRFVLGLFCTESFDYEKLIAGKLKSEYALEPMKVCRIDVKGKLEITLDDGTQYVIPLTELEDTTRPGCSICTDFTALKADISAGSVGSPDGYTTLIVRTLVGQHILESAVANKKLSVGGEVNLGIIEKLAKKKLARKPE
- a CDS encoding GltB/FmdC/FwdC-like GXGXG domain-containing protein, which encodes MKTVKIDAKGMHYTPLNQKIRAAIADGAEEIILDNVLGQRFIGDGLRGNVRIIVNGVPGGDLGIFMSGPTCIVHGNAEHAPGNTMDKGMLVIHGSAGDAVAHSMRGGKVFIKNNIGYRGGIHMKQYEVDARPILVVGGTAHSFLGEYMAGGMVLVLGIGKDKAMTDRGIGSGIHGGEIIIRGDVDDYLLGTGAKKFKFTESDLERITPIIKSFCEQFGYDAAEFLDTNYTKIGPVSSRPFASKYVWE
- a CDS encoding glutamate synthase-related protein, with the protein product MTLGSVPPKFKVSIDRDQCMDCGRCIENCSYGVYRREGDKILIESRKCTGCLRCVAMCPRDAITLTEKPIDYRSHPLWTREVREDIIKQARSGKIILSGMGNARDLPVVYDRLLLDACQVTNPSIDPLREPMELRTYIGKKPSKLKFRKTESGDVELETKLAPNLKLNTPIMIGHMSFGAISLNSQLSMAKAVTELGTYMGTGEGGLHEALYPYQDHMVVQVASGRFGVNIDYLERGAAIEIKIGQGAKPGIGGHLPGEKVSEEVSKARMIPVGSDAISPAPHHDIYSIEDLVQLIRSLKEATEWKKPVFVKIAAVHNVAPIAAGIARSSADAVVIDGFRGGTGAAPKVFRDNVGIPIEVAIASVDQKLREQGVRNEISIIASGGIRTSADLAKSIALGADAVNIGTAALVALGCRVCGNCYRNLCPWGIATQRPDLVSRLDPEVGAVQVSNLIKGWTDELSELMGAAGINSIESLRGNRDRLRGYMLDEKMLEILDVLPAGA
- a CDS encoding class II glutamine amidotransferase gives rise to the protein MCGIIGFIDRTKSRMDGSSIKVALSLMNERGSGDGAGYAAYGIYPEYADYYALHVFFDNLGESKKKVDELLEQWGIIVHQEEIPTTPQPGIKKVHTPWRYFFKPSEDLMAGKMASENDVVTYIVMEVNANVKGATIFSSGKNMGVFKASGWPEDVANFYRIEDYKGYIWLGHNRYPTNSPGWWGGAHPFNLLNWSVVHNGEITSYGTNQRYVEGYGYKCSLFTDTEVVAYLFDLLGRQHGLSYEMVVKALAPPFWDDIDRMPEKEAELNKAVRLTYGSALMNGPFAIVVGTENGIVGFTDRIKLRPLVVGENGNRLYISSEESAIRALDPEVKNVYTPRAGEPIIGRFIE
- the glnA gene encoding type I glutamate--ammonia ligase; the protein is MVQIKKCMTKEDVLEAVKERDVKFIRTQFTDTLGIIKSWAIPVEQLEEAFESGVMFDGSSIQGFTKIEESDMKLVLDPSTFRILPWRPTTGAVARILGDVYLPNGQPFEGDPRYVLKSAIEEAKKMGYSMNVGPEMEFFLFKLDANGNPTTELTDHGGYFDFSPLDRAQDVRRDIDYTLERMGFQIEASHHEVAPSQHEIDFRFGDVLSTADNVITFKYVVKSIAYHKGYYATFMPKPLFGVNGSGMHTNQSLFKGDKNAFYDPESADQLSQEAMYYIGGLLKHITEFAAVTNPVVNSYKRIVPGYEAPVYLTWSAKNRSSLIRIPATRGNGTRVELRCPDPACNPYLAFALMLRAGLDGIKNKIDPGEPTNANIFHLTEKERKEKGIRSLPADLKGAIDEMKGSKFVKDVLGEHVFSHYLCAKEMEWDEYKAIVHPWELDKYLHML
- a CDS encoding DUF1059 domain-containing protein, producing the protein MKIIKCGDLGFKCNFMAAGNELEEVENAILDHIEKEHEKELQNMSEDDIHHLKHRISTLLGRSCGCGAL
- a CDS encoding Hsp20/alpha crystallin family protein → MEGVIPRILKTPILAMYHDDKRQNLVLEVELPDVESEDITILMHENSFYIKAFSKTVEYLGSFFLDGPVDPEKAIAVNDKGMLTITVPYKEGFTCARYVPIE
- a CDS encoding Hsp20/alpha crystallin family protein; the encoded protein is MVDILRLSPVISAYPDDESENLEIEVILPGVEKKNITFKITEGGFYVKATKEGVEYADSYAVCCPVRPEKAVANYSNGVLKVKIPYQQPFEKAVDVKIE